Proteins from a genomic interval of Rosa chinensis cultivar Old Blush chromosome 2, RchiOBHm-V2, whole genome shotgun sequence:
- the LOC112189480 gene encoding extensin, which produces MAGFQHCFLLSMVVAALCLSSIDTSFAARHLLQAPALPQPTIPSLPKVTMPPLPSLPTGLPQPTLPTFPTNPIPPLPKATLPPLPSTQIPSLPNPTLPTIPSSVPKMTLPPLPATPLPTIPTKIPSFPTIPTTIPTVPSPPSN; this is translated from the coding sequence ATGGCAGGTTTCCAGCATTGTTTCCTGCTTTCCATGGTGGTAGCGGCATTGTGCTTGTCTAGCATTGATACGAGCTTCGCAGCTCGACACCTTCTGCAGGCTCCAGCATTACCACAGCCTACAATTCCGTCTCTTCCCAAGGTTACAATGCCTCCACTGCCTTCCTTGCCAACAGGACTGCCTCAACCCACACTGCCAACATTTCCAACCAACCCCATCCCACCTCTGCCGAAAGCCACATTGCCACCATTGCCAAGCACCCAAATCCCATCTCTGCCAAACCCTACCTTGCCAACAATTCCAAGCTCTGTTCCCAAGATGACTCTTCCTCCACTTCCAGCCACTCCATTGCCCACCATCCCAACCAAGATTCCTTCATTCCCCACCATTCCAACCACAATTCCAACTGTTCCTTCTCCTCCCTCAAATTAA